The sequence caactgcctcctttcacggccctctctcacgcgcagctggcgtccgacgccattttcttcctaacttggaagatttacaaagccatgtgcgtttaagtacattagccacgcacctttcagcagacaatatgctaccgcgacgcgcctttctcctcccgtcaaccccctgtcattagtgaatgggggacgcgtttcaccaggtgctggaaaagagttaggaagaacatggctgccgaaagcgagcgttagccaatgagattcgtcgccggcgcttcaatggttgtcggtacttaagaaagaacagggaaaaatctagggactttagttcttcctaacgcttttccagtacctggtgaaacgcgatcccccattcactaatgacagggggttgacgggaggagaaaggccgccgcgttagcatattgtccgctgaaagatgcgtggctaatgtacttagacgcgcatggctttgtaaatcttcaaagttaggaagaaaatggcgtcggacgccagctgcgcgtgagagagggccaggaaaggaggcagttgtcggtacttaagtaaaaaggacaaatctagggactttagacaGCACCTCCctgaagaaccacggcgcatgcgccaaTCACGAAAAAACCcatgaaacaaaaaaacaacaaaacttgaaaaaagaaaaaaaaagcttcattgGTTTTTTCGTGATCAGCGCATGcaccgtggttcttctgggaggtgctgtcagctaataaaacACAGTTcctagtccagtcgttgtgtgcgtcacttctttcccttgtccggcgtcttcttgactggtttttgcctcagcgtcagtaccaactggcccagactTCGACCTTTTTACAGGTGTTCATCGACCAACAAGAAGTGTAATTCTCACCAGAACGTGTTATCACCGCCAGGCCCAGCATGGCACTTTTCGCAACCGCAGTCATGTCTCCCGCTTGGACGAAGGCCAGGGGTTCGTCGTCGTGCTTCGGGTTCCTCACAGCCACGCGCAAGCTGTAACGCATGAGAATACTGGAGACATAAGCTGAGCAGACTGCCTTGCGCTGGTCCTTCCAAGGAATCACACATTCGCACTCCATCCAAAGATGCCCGTCCGTGCAGGTGATGTGGCCTCCGTAGAGCTCGAACCAGCTCCACCACGCATCGTCGGGCCACTGGTGTGACGTCACTCGGCGGGTGACGTTGACGAGCGCGTCGGCCGGGATGGCGTCGCATACTTGTTTCGCCCTGAGTGCGCTGAGCAGTTGGGGGCCCGTCAACGTCTCCACGGGGATTTCACGCTGCGCTGCATTATGCAGAATAAGAAGCCAAAATGAAGTCCCCGCTAGGGTTGCCCGATAGTCACGTATCTCCATAGGCGTACGCATGAGGGGGGTAGCTCTCTAATCATCTGAGGTGGGGTGCCTAGTCTCCCCATACCTTACTCTGTCGGTTCCGTCCCATCATTGTTTAAAGGACAAGACTATGGCCATGCaggcttttgacgataatggcggccgaacaCCACTGATGTTACATTCCAAGAGCCGTTTACTTCCCATTTTACCCCCACAAACCCGGGGAACAAAGGCAGctgttgtgggaagcacgtcatcgcttcatttccaATATTGCATCCACTGTGAAGCTTCTTTGCATTAGAGCTCGACTAAAGGGGGGTGGGAGCTAACCCACCTCCCCCTTAATAAGGAAcccggcgcacgcctatgcgtattTCTATGTCTAAGCATTGCGGCGTCCTAAAGAGAACAATCGTGAGTGCGAAGCATTAGCTGCTCATTCGGAGCACTGGTGGCCATGGGCAACAGTTAGTCGTCACCAATCAGCATGCACTAGAGGCACGTACAAAGGAACAATAGTCAGCGCTGGTGTTATGCGTACATGGGGCCCCTCTCTCGTGGCCTAATCTCCGTAAAGGCTTCCCAGTGTATTTATGAAGCAATAATTGATATGTAGTCGCTTTCAACTTGAGAAAAGAAAATAGGAGCCCTTCCCATCGGGGACATGGAGGAAAGCGATGATTGGCGTGTGCGCGCTGGCCTATTCTTTCTAtagcactgcgcaatgctccctcctaacttctttcttcctccatgccagcAATTCGACCTCCAACCACGTGCTTAGGTGCGATACaattctgttgctacaggcaataaCGTCGGTcacgcgtgaaacaatgaaagacaacaatgaaatgtggcgacgtgaaatTATAAGTGACCTTGATAAATTATCGGGTTCCCGTATCAAACTGCtggtcgccgacaagcccacgatcgagagatcatcaattattggaaaacggcgcattcaGATACGCATGTGATCTGGGCACCGTCGGGGCCTTATTTGTGTACACCCTCATGTCTGTAGTAACACTGGCAAGAAGCGGGTTGGTTCACGAaccaataatattatctggggtttagcgtcccaaaaccacgatatgactatgagagactccgtagtggagggctccggaaatttcgaccacttggggttcttcaacgtgcacctaaatctaagtagacgggtgtTCGCGAAACAAGCAGCCGCACACAACCGACGactactctgcaaacagctgttcgcgcgcaccttgctgttcttggtcgtgttgccgcttgcgaatcgacatctgcggcccggctcacgctagcggcaagcctgcagcaacggcgcggtgccgcagaacgtcgccgcacgcgcgacagcagtccaacttgcacggcaagctacgccggcagcctccgaaaaacatggccgcagtgccaaaagcggttgtcgtccacctcgaatctatcaagtggccgcggTGTGCTCTGTAGCGTATAAGtataagctccgaactgatgcttccatttgctttagattcatgtccttaagcttcgacagcaggtattcgtaccgattcagccccgttttggagagccatactcaaataatcgatgctgtaggcttagcgaatcgagaagggcgcttccgaatgctcggaggacatagattacacgtttgttagttgtttctaacctccatagctggcgccacttgacctggtgccAGCTGGGAcatatttggttttacgcgacgctttctttaatgccggacagactaaaacgcaaccgccaagtcgctagcgtaattacacattcacgccttgcggtttgatgagcttcGTGAACtaatctcgagccgaggtggtctggcacggcgtgtccccgtacgggtccatcacgttggcgatcctttgaaggcgtgcgcgcaacacagggtccataccggcacgattcgtaggggcacgggccggcacggcagcaacagcggttagtcaacgagcACCCAGatacacagagttgacggcgagctggagcgttgGAGTCGCGGccaccggaagtagacgctgtctcgaacagcacgtcagcggtgacgtatgccacgcgagatgaagAGGGGCATTCAGCTggctcagcgaggagggcaaagcggttttggaagagggtagcgtaggaaagagggaaagaagcgatcgtcgcgtttcgatcatcgaacgcgtgtaactccgctattacggcaccgtttcgaaaaattctcacggctacgtgttcgttgtaaactcgagcacaacttcctcacctcaactaaatttcgactgctgggtggtttaggggccctttaacgtgcacctaaatctaagtacacgggtgttcgcAAACCAAGCAGCCGCAACACAATATatataaagttcattgactgactgaacACAATATATGTTGTAACTCATAGAAGTCAcgtttaaaaaaacgccaggcctgcgctgaaatcgcagcacagtcacagcgaaagctggaagagcggcgtttctagagcccgttgtaagctctcttggggctacaatagaagtacactagaatggtacccactacgtcataaatcacaattttgtgaagttgggaagcacctactaagccattattcgtcattgtgcggagaagcgaggcaccagctacgcgtctgtaaggcattatgtgcactttgttgacgcgacgactgatgacgatgaagaattatggctcagccctttgtaattggttggaagctttaaacggcccaccagttatgcaatttgcattgggtgacccCCGGTCACtatctctcccgtcatgctgtataacatacgttgacgtgggaaagagacgggggggggggggggaagaacgactgagacaccgaggaaatggatcatgcgcttatgcttccttggcaaccaatacaaatgcacttgcgaggaacccactgcgctataaatcattgtaattttactgagaccccgaggaaatggatcatgcgcttatgggcttccttggcaaccaatacaagtgcacttgcgaggaacccactacactataaatcattgtaggttttgagaagtagggcagcaggcactgtgccatttttcatcattctacggagagccgtggtacctgctaaacacatgtaaggcattatgcacactttgttgatgctgtgcctgatgacgaagaattatggcagagccctttgtaatgggttgcaagcattcaacaacctactcgttgcgcaattcgcattgtgtgacgcctggttacagaatccgcgttgtgcgacgcttggtgcttattttactcttctaccacgctatgttgcatatgctaatgtggttccttcccgatatgaagcctgtataggacctttttgcaaagcagtttcaagcaccggcatggctcagaggttgaatactgagctcccacgcagagggcccaggttcgaacctcgttccatcatattcttatttcgggcgatactggttacggacaccggcggcggcggacaactacggcgccaaaaacggccggtgaaatgatctcataacagctttcgctgtaaaatctaaGCTCCACCCACAGAACCGTGGTGCGACTACCCTTCACCCGTGAAAGAGCCGCGacagctggtttccgctcgaactaCGTCTACTCGGCAAATGCAACTACTACGCATACTAAGAGGTTCGTCGTTCGTATACCTAAAGTATTGCGTTTGCTTGAGCGGCTATGTGAGAATCCATGACTGTGTGCCACGATGTTCAAGTTTTCGACCCAAAACCggcgacacaaacgtgtgtctaTGTGAAGGTCTACGACCTGAAAGTATTCGAAATGTGCTTTACGTCGTGAAAATGAATGGGTGCTACTAGATGGAACACAGTGCCTAACCGCACTTTTATGCATACCTATTCACAATAGCCTTAATCAGGGACAGctagcttactgctctcccatagcagAGTACATGTAGTTCTCCCAAATCGTTCACGATTTCTTCTAACACATTAATGCAGATGTTCTGTGGGAGTGAGAGCCATATGGTTGCGGGCGTAGCTTATGTATAaatcttaggttgtaaccgactatagccTTTATAGTTACATATGGTAGCGCTTATACTTAACTGTACTGCCAGAGTGTCTCCCCAATTTTAACACCGAAAAAGCTTCCAGCGCATGCAAAGTCATATGCGCATTTCCGAGcccactggtttttttttttactaggccTAAGAAATTGTGCACGAACATTAGATCAGCTGCATGGTCGTTGGATTCACCAGGACGAGTTTCATGTAGCACTCACCAATTGCGACAGC comes from Rhipicephalus sanguineus isolate Rsan-2018 unplaced genomic scaffold, BIME_Rsan_1.4 Seq3664, whole genome shotgun sequence and encodes:
- the LOC119377145 gene encoding uncharacterized protein LOC119377145, with the protein product MKAFVWLLVVLAVAIAQREIPVETLTGPQLLSALRAKQVCDAIPADALVNVTRRVTSHQWPDDAWWSWFELYGGHITCTDGHLWMECECVIPWKDQRKAVCSAYVSSILMRYSLRVAVRNPKHDDEPLAFVQAGDMTAVAKSAMLGLAVITRSDGGFRYIIPLLLGKINIGELTFEKSTIDWNGKEVDTTDALFGDPIRDALSDLVYDFIWGPLVDSLRKAFGDTNWRSRKTNLV